The Metarhizium brunneum chromosome 5, complete sequence sequence TCTACACGGAGCGATACATGCGTCTGCCGCAAGACAACACCGCCGGCTACGACGCATCAGCTGTTCGGAACGCCACTGCTCTCGGCATGAACAAGCGCTTCCTCATCATGCACGGCTCCGCAGACGACAATGTCCACTTCCAGAACTCCCTCAAGCTACTCGATTACTTGGATCTAGCAGGCATAGAGAATTACGACGTGCACGTGTTCCCAGACAGCGATCATGGCATTGCTTTCCACGGCGCCAACAGGATGGTGTATGATAGTAAGTCTGAATCGACGTGTTATACAGTTGGATGTTGAACCCGCGCTAACCTGTCAGGACTAAACAATTGGCTCGTCAATGCATTCAATGGCGAATGGCTCAAGATAGCGGACCCAAAGCCTATTGACACCAAGAAGAGGCGGCATGTATCATAATTTTTAGTGACATTGGGATGTTTAGAGCGTGCAAGCCGACTAGGCGTGAATTCGAGTGTATGTTACTGCTAGTTGGCGTTGGATCTTTAAAGTACTTGGAATAGAAGCGCGATTACCCACTAGGTGCTCACAATAACAACATGCGGGTGTATTCGTCGATTCGTCGATTTGTCGATGTATACATATGGTGTCCTTCTGCATGGATAGGACAGATGAGCAACCGAGTTCACAGATAATGCACCTTTGACAACAAAAATGCAAATTGATTACTATCATACAACATACAGTAGCTTCGGATTTACTCCCGAGCCTTCATCTAACTCCAAATGTCTGGCTCCAGTCTAGCTGTAGCAAAACTAATTACTAATCGTGCCAGATTCGAAGTTCGctcctttgccgccttgtGCCTCTTAAAAGAAGTATTaaaagccaaaaaaaaaaagaccagcCAGGCTGTCCTCCTGATGTATCTGGCCCTGTcaccttttctttctttatcTCTAGGCACCGCGTTAAACATGAATGATTACGGGTTCATGAATTCAATAACATCCCTGAATCACCCTCCTCTACTGAGGGTGTTCCACTGGGTACCTGCGCAGCATCCTTCTGCATGCTATAATATGCACACACATCAGCAATTTGACATGTGTGATAAGGCGTTCAGAACGCAGGAAACCAGGCCCAGACCGGCACTTGCATCTAGTATCCGTAGCCGGTGGGTTGCGGCGCAAAGCCGTTTGACTGCTGGTATGGTGCGGGGGAAGAGCTGCCCATGTTGCCGCCAGGTCCGGCAGTGATCATGAGGCGGCCAGCGCCGAGAATGGGCGTGTTATCTTCAGTCTTCTCTTgttccttctccttggccttgcgagCCTCATTGTCAGCCTTTAATAACGCAATCTCCTTGGTTTGCTGAGCCAACATGTTGATCATATATGGCATGGTGAAGTCCTGAAGGCCGTGACGCCATGACAGCTCCAATACAAGATCGGGTCGAATGAGTTCGTTGCAAGCATATAGCATGCCAGTGTAGCACTCGCGATGACCGATATCGACAAACTAGGAATGAATCAGTGAACAATTCTGCAAATTAGAAGGTATGGGGTGCGTCCAGAACTTACGTATCGCAAAAGATCGTTAACAATATCCCCCTTGCCAGAAATCGCAGCAGTCTCGATAGCATCCTTGAAAAGCTTGTCCTGCTTAGACAAGGCAATTGACTTCTCCCAGCGCTTGTTTTTACGGTAAATATTGGCGGCGATCTGACggaagaagatgaggtcGTGCTTCTCAAGACGGCTAGCCAGCTCGACAGCATCGTAGTTGTCGTAGTTCTGTACAGAGTCTCTTAGAGTCTTGTAGTCCTCTTCCTCGATGAGAAGGTCGTTCACAGCCTCGTTGACGGTGCGTTTGTTCTGTGACTGGACGTTGAGCAAAAATGGCTTGATCAGAGGCAGACTGTCGTTCTTCTGGAATATCTTGACGACGCGGTTGACGTCGATACGAGCAGTCAAGGCGGCCAGGAGGTCGGTCAGCAATGAAGGATGTTGCTCTACGTAAAACTTGATAGCCCGGTAGTAGATTTCGAGGTTGTTAACCTTGACTACAATCTCCTTGAACTGCTGGTGGTCCCAAGAGTTCTCGGGTCGCTCAATAACAGCCAAGGCGGCGttgtcaaactcgtcgtaGTGATAGTAGCAGAATACCAGCTCAGGCCACAAATTGGCTTCCTCACACGCCCGGATCATCTTGGGCATGTTCATTCTTGACCAGAAGATCTTGATGTGCTCCATCAGACGTTCCGGATGGTACTTGGACAGAGCAATGCCAAGTTCTGTGAACATGCCCATATGAGCAcgctcaaggccaagacccTGCTCAAGAAGGCTGATGAGTTCATCGAAGTAGCCATTACGCTCATACTCCTTTACGAGAGTCTGTAATTGCTCAGCATCCACAATCAAGTTGAGACCACAAATTTGGGCGAGGCGGAATTCCTTCTTCTGAACGCATGCCTCATGCACCTGCTTCCAGACCTTGATGTTGTTAGCCTTACGGGCGCAATCCACAGCGGCCTGATAGTCTCCAAGGTGGACGAGAGTGGTCGCAAGCTTGGCCCAATTGGAGATACTGCTGTAAAAGATCTTGGAGGCCTCAAACAAACCCTCTTCGTAGGCCTTATCGCCTGACTCTTCGATGTTGGCAACATTGGTGGCTCGGAGGAAGTCTTCAAGCTCGGAGAGCTGATCAAGACGAGCATAGCAGAAAGCAAGAGCGGTGTCAATGGCAGGTTCTCGAAGAGTCTTGCGCGCCATGCGGAGATACCTGACAAGGTCCTCGTTTTTGCCAGCGTGGGTGGCGATTTCAATAACCTCAGCATGGTTTCTGGGGTCGTCCGCCTTGATGTAAGAGTCGATAGCATCGGGTACACGGAGCCCGTCAAGCTGAGCCTTGGCAACTTTGCTCCAGACCTCGGGAATATCAACCTCCTCAGCGTAAGCCTGGGATCGGTCGATGCTGACAACATGTTCAACAAGAACATCGACAGCAGCAGACTTGTTGTCAGCCTTTTTGTAAATCTCAAAGGCTTCTTCGAACAGACCGACATCGATACACGACGTGGCAATGTCGTCCGCATTGTAACTGTCAAGTTTGTGAATATAGTCCATAACACGACCCTTATCAGCCTTGGCAGCAGTGAATAGCAAGAGGTTCTGCAAGTTCTGGTTGTCGCTGAAGGGAGATGGTTCAAGTACAATCTTCTCAAGAAGCTCAATGAGCTCAAGCGGGAGGTCGTTCTCAAGGAAGGAGGCGACAGCAACAGACACTTTGGCAGGGTCTGTTGATTCCGGAACAGCAGTAGCAGTGACCTGATCAACGACAGATCGACGATGGATGTTGTTCTCGCTGAGGACAAAGTTCCACAGCTCGCTATCTGATCGTTCCAAGAGGTAGCGCGCTTGGGCACGGTACATGGAGTTCTCGTTGGTGATGTTGACCAATTCTAGATCATTTTGGCCCTTGGAGTAGGCAATGTATGCCAAGTTGGGGTCACGCTTCTCGCAGTATTTACCAACTGTGAGTGTATCATATTGGTCGTTCTCCTTGAGGAACTTCTCGGGGTTGTTGTTCGAGTCGATGTAAATCTTAGCCAGAGCATTATAAACAGCCTGCTGCTGGTTACCAGACTGGAGGGTAGCCTCAAGGAAGGGTAAAAGGAGTTTCAATCGGTTGCGCGACTCTACTTCAGAGACTAGCTCATCAATATTGATCTGCTGAGCATTGACGGTGCCGAGTAGCTGCTTAATAATATTCTCATCACAATCGACGTCGAGAAGGCCGCCAACTACAGCAGGAGTTCTGCCGGGATTAACACGTTGGACATAGGACTCAATGGCCTGGAACTGCTGGTTCTGATACAGGTACAGAATTAGATCATGGACGAAGTTGAAACGATCGCAAACAATGATGAGGGGAAGCTGTTCTGGCAGTTTGGCTTCCTTCAAAAAGTTTTTGACCTTTTCAGGGTTGTAGTAATTGCTGTCACGACAAATTCGTTCGACCTCATTCAACTGGTTGGACTTTGTTGCGGCCTCGATGTACTTGAAGTGGACATCGGGGTCCTCGGAGAGATTGACAATGCTGCCGAGGTAGTAGAAGAGACCTTCTGCGGTTTTGTACTTCTCGAACAAGTCAATCAGACGAACAGGACCAAGAAGCTCAGAGTACTTGGTTGCAATGTTGACAACAGCCTGAAGATTCTGGCGAATGTTGTGTTTCAACATAGCATCGAGACAGTCAAGCGATTGCTCAACAGAAAGCTTGCTAAAGAAGTTGCTAAACCATTCGGGGTTGAAGTTGGTGGCGCCGGGAATGTTGACAATGACGCGCTTGATAGCCTCGGGGTCCTCGTACAGCTCAAGCGCCTTTTGAGGAAGACCAGCCTGCTCGCAGaggttggcgatgcggcCCTTGTCAAAATGAGTGAACATGTCATTGCCCAGAATAGCCTCTGCAACTTGGGGGGCGTTCATCAAGTTCATCTCTaggagtctggtctggaGGCGGGCATGCTCAGGCTTGTTGTCCTTCAAAGCATCCAGAAGAAAGGCCGTGGCCTGTTGGATCATGCCCTGGCCCTGGAAGATGTCGCAAACACGCTCCAAGTCAACCAACGAGCCTTGCTCATTGTTTGCTAGAGCCGTAGCAAATTCAGCGCCCTTCTCGGGATTGCTACGGATGATGTGCTGCAAGAGCTGGATGTAATCAGGCTGGTAGCCAGTTTGAGCAGTATAAGGCAGAATCTTGTCAAATTGGCCGGTTTCTGCAAAGCCGGCGACCACTTTGTGAGGCACATTCGCTTTGAGGTAGACAGTcaatgccatgttgacatCGTAAGGTCGAACCATGTCGCCGAGTTGTTCGGAGCAGTCCAGCTTGCCTTCGTTGAGCCACTTTTCGAGTAAATGCTTTCGGTTCTGTTGCAGAACAGGCTGGGCGAGCTCAAGGGTTTCATGTCTGTTCAGGCCACCCTTGTCGAGGAGCATACCGAAGTACTGGAGGGTGAATGCCATCTGGCCAGGCTGGGCGGGGAGCCTCTTGAACTTCTCAATCGTCTCGGGGGTGCGGAGGAAGCCACGTGGGGAGTTGGCGGCAATCTTGGCAGCCTCCAGGTAACTTCCAGAGTTGAACAGCTGGTCGAACTGTCTCGCATAAAGGTTGTCCGCGCCAGGCAGTCCAGCCCGTGAGGCCAGTTTGATGGCAATCTCGGTGTTGGCAGGGTTCTCGAGAAGGTAAGGGATGATTGTGGTTTCATCAACAGTGACGAAAAGAACCTGGCCCTTACGATTGATGCCCACGAGACCGGATgactcgtcgtcggcacAGCTGGTGAAGATTGTGTCGCTGGAAATTCGGTTCATGAAGATCAAAGTACCGGTCTCAAGGTCGTACAAATGGATAAAACCATATTTGGTGACCATGAAGATGACACCATATTTTTGAGAAATCTGCAAGGCTACAGGAAAGTCGTTGGTTGCCTCGGGAGGGAAGAAGATCTCAACAGCCTTCTTCTGGAAGACTGGGTTGGATTCGGTATGATCGACCTCGACAACGTGCAACTTGGCACCGGTGGCTGTTCGAACGGCGAAACTGAAGAGCTTTGTGTCCTGAGGAGCCCCTTCAAGGCGCAGTGACCCAAATGATGCGGCATGGCCCTCAATGGCCTGACTGATGCCACGATCCTTGGAGTACAGCTGCATGGCACCGACTACACGGCCCTGCTGGGATGAAAtaccaaccaccaccatccatTTGCCGTCCTCGTTAGCACGGTAGTTGATGATTTGGCAGCCCTATTGCGCAAGTATTAGTTCATACTGTACTGTCTTGTCCGGAGATAGTTTCATGAAACGAACATTGAGGTTGGCATTTCGCTCAAAGACCTTGGAAGGCGCATCTTGTCCGGCATCGTAGACGTCCCAATGGTAAACACTGGTGGTCGTGACGAGGCCCAGAGTAGACTCGCTGATCCACTTCCAAAACTGCACATCCTCGTTCATGGTGCATGACTttaattttttcttttgttccaAGTCAAAAATCTGCAACGTCCGTGATTGGGCCTTCAAGGCGATGATCTGTCTGTTCCAGTGCATGATGGCACTGTCGGCCTTGATCGGCCTTCGCGTCACGTTGTTGCCATTTTTAAGCTCAACAATAACGACCTCGGGTTGAGCAGcctcgctcttcttctcaCGGATACACACATATGAATCGGATTCGAGTGTCTAAGATCAAGGCCGGGTTCTGTTAGCCGCTGATGCCATGTTTGCTCCATCTTTTGCTGCTGGCTAGTCTAGAGAGATGCGGGTGGTCGGTGGTACTTACGCAGGAGTTGAAGCCAATTGATTGCGTGTCCACTCCAACGTTGGCGAGTTGGACCAACTCCTGAAACTTGATGGGCAGAGGCGCCATTGCGCCTTAGTTCAGCTGTTACGTCACGTTGAACCAGGCTGGATATAAAATTCGAAGCCTCAAGCTATGGATGCGAGTAATCTGTCGCAAATCCACTGTTTCGTGGCCGATGTCCCGATGATGCTGTCAATGTGGGTTCAGCAACGACCTCAGGAGAAGTTGACGGAAGCTTCCATGCGCCAAACGGCAAGAGCGGGAAGCGGGAAAGTAGCTGCAGGACGAGACAACGTGAGCCGGAAAAAAATTGAACGAGTAAAGGACCGGTAGAAGCAAGAAAGAGTGCGGGTGGGAGTCGCGTCCGTGAACTGCTGGTGGCAAGCAGATGGACTCGTAGAGGGAGATGAAAGTGGTGATGATTTCGTTGTTCAGAGAGGGTAAAGGAGGTAAAGGTTAGGTCCCCCTTTGGGCCATCTGTTCTTCACGAACCTGGGCAGGTCGAGCAGTCCAACAGCATCCATGTGGGGGCGCAGGCCTGGGGTGAGCCAATTGAGAGCTGCAGGAACAAAGAAATTCCGCTCCAGCAGCGCACTGGAAGCCAATAGCTTCTCGTAAATGCAATGCTAAATGCTGCTAATGTCCCATCTGGCACGTGAAACGTCATCAAGCAGGCGCGGATGGCACAAAAGTTGCAGCTTCAACTTAGGAGTCGACAACTTTTTACGCGTGCCTGGGCATGTTTTCGTGCGATGGCCAGTCTCACTCACCAATTGCACACAAAATATTCCTGTCGCATCCCCTTTATCTTCAATGAATCCATCTTCCCCTCTTTTGCCCACACCCAAGAGCTATCGGGCGCTGTCACTGCTGCCTAAGAGATCTGATTGCTTCCCACAGCTCTGCTTGGAGTGGAGACGTCATGAACACTTGATGGTCCTCGCTTATAAAGTTGTGGGCACGTCAGATACCAACGACATCAGTCAACTCGACCTGTTGTCGTCTGTCCCAGGAGAAGTTGTAGATGTCGTTGACCATGACAGTGAGTCCATCTCCCGTAATACATGTATTCGCAGGCTACTCGTGGAAAAATGTTGGTGTCTGTTATTGCAAGTCAGTCTATCAGTCGGAGGTTGCCTCGATGACAGGAAGTGTCCAGCATCTGCTACTGCATTTGTTAACCCTCACAGGTAGAGACAGCCTGGGGTTGCGAACAGCTCAGAGCATAATAATGGCGAGATTGTTTTGGAGTCTACGTAGATATACGTATATAAAGGAAAGTTCTCGGGCCAATTGTAGATCAAACAAGCTCgtatctacggagtatgtcaTCTAAGAATACGCCTTGACCATGTTCAGCAAGGCTTCATCAACTTCGTTGGGATTGGTGGCATTCAAGTAATGACCACCGCCCTCAACAAAAGTCAACGTCGCCTCTGGCGCACTCGTAAACAGCTTAATATGCTCCTTGGGCACAACATCACCAAACACCGGATCCTTGGCACCCTACGCGTCACTCGGCGTCAGCGGACAAACACAAAGATCCAAAGATCTGAGATGAATGATTGAAACATACCTGGAGCCAGTGGACGGGACACTTGACATCTCGCAACCGGAAGAGCAAGCCATCTCTCTCCAGCAGACacaccaaggccatgcgCAACTTCCTGCGCCCCTCATCCCCAGAGTAGACCTTCTTCAGAGTTTCGTCCCAGAACGACAAGATCTCTGGCGGAACAGTTCCCGAGAAGCCCAGCTGGGCAACCATGCCACGCCACACCTCATCCACGACAAAGTCAGGAGTAGGCGTGGCGCTGCACCAGCTATCATAGAAGGGAAGAAGCTGGCTCTGGGGGTCCCAGCAGCCCTTCTCTCGGGAAGCAGCTGATTCGGAGTCCATGGAAGTGCCGAGGGGAAGCAGCCCAAGGATCTAGGAATGGTTCAACTTGATTGTCACATCTTGGCTGCATGTTGTGATTTTCTTTCGTTTTGGGAATCAGGAATGAAACGCTGGCAAAGGAATAAAGCGGACCTTGGACGTGGGGAGACAAAACATACCCTGTCTGGAGCCAGGAGGGCCATGCGAACGACCACCCATCCGCCCTGGCTTGTTCCGACGGCGAAAGCCTTGTTGACTTTGAGCGCATCCATGATCTGGAGGGCCATGGTGGCCGTGTCCCAGTATGTGAAGTGCTCCGAGGCAGAGCGTgtggcgccatggccgagggGCTCAATGGCAAGCAGGTTGACGGCATCCGTCAGCGTCGTGTTCTCAAACTGGACATTGTAAAGCGAGGACGTGGTGCACATGGAGTTGATGAGCACAACGGTCGGCTTGGTGGCATCGATGGCTCCGTCGGAGAGTCGATATCCAGCGTCGATGCCCCCGAGATGTGGGACCTTGATGGTTGtggttgccgccatggcgatgcAGGAAATGTGACGgaggagaaagaaaaaagacaagaGGTTTCGTTGGGCAGGGCTTCGTTCTTAATGATGCTAACTGCCGCCCTGTGAAACCAGCACCTCTTTACCGAATCCGGCGACCTCGGCATGCATCCCTGATGCTATACATACATGACAGAAAACGTGGCCAGGCCTGGCGACTTTATCTAACGGCTAAGCATCTCGTGGCTTGTTGGCCGATCCACCATCTATTGAATAAGATTTATCGAAGCCCGTGGCGGTTGCAGGGTCTCTTACAGGGTCTGAAGTTCTGAACCAAGGCAGGCTTCGGACCACATTTCCTGTCTTGTACAacgttgtacggagtacgtcgACGTACATATTGTGGTGTGGCAGGCAGGCACATCATCAACCCTGCACAGTGCCAAGTGCGTTCTTTTCTTGGACGGACGTGGTTGCCACCAGATGAAGGGGGTGGTGCCTCATAACTCGACAGGCTCTGGAGGCAAGCCATGACTAGTGCTGCTGCCGTCACTCCACTTGTTGCGCCAATGTGATATTACGACTAGTATTTCTCTCTCATTGATCCTAATCACGGGAGCGGACGGCACGCACCGCTAGCGGCACTGGACAAGAAATCAATTGGGTTTGGTCGTTTTCAAGTTGGCAGCTAACTGCCGGCGCAGGTGGCTGCATCTTTGCAACCAAAGTGTGCCATAGCCGGGGGATTATACATATTACTGCCATGCGGGACTTGTAACTACTACCTTGGACAACTGGGCAGGCAGACAAGATATCAGCATAGACTTGAGTTGGCTGGGCCGAATCCTGGCATATGTATGTCACCAAAAGCGGATACAACTCCCATCCTGCCACGAACAAGCTGTCCATCACGCTTGGCCCGCTATCCCGACTTGGGCAGACAAAAATGATGTGTCAAGCCTCCAAATATGGGTCTCCCGAGCTTCCATGGTGGTGATAGGTGACGACGATCCCATGGCCGCCAGGGACCAAAAGTGCTCTAGTCAGTCGCTCAGGGGAGGGCCGGGACGAATCCAGGTGCCGGTTGACAGGCAGAAATATGTATTGtccctacggagtacaacgAGGAGTTTTGGGAAGGGGAAGGGATGGAAAACGGCAATGTGGTTCTTAACATAAAGCTGGGGCTATATTACCAGACAGTTTCATTTGTTCCGTCAAGTGTTGCATTCTCAGGATAACATCACATTCTGGTGTTGGTTACCCTTGGATGGCAACTGATGGCATCTGACAACTCCCAGTCCAAGCTGCCTGGGCTCCCGGGCTATGATGCACACAATTTGCAGCCGTGGACTGTGCAAGTCGTTGTTGCAGTGACAGtcctggcgctggcggccGTCGGACTGCGTCTTCTCAGTCGTCACATCAAACACCAGCAACTATGGCTGGATGACAAGATGATCATGTTCTCCATGGTGAGCCCGCAAACAACGTTCTGGCCGAGGCATTTCATTGCCAAACATGTACGGCTAACTTTCACATCGAACCCCTCCTTCAGGGCTGGAACCTGGTTGTTGTAGGCTTCATCTTTGCCATGTATTCGTCCGGGATGGGCCTGCATGCCGACAAGGTCGACCCGGCCGAcatcgtcatgatggccaagtGGTTGGTCGTGGCCGAGGTTCTCTATGCGTGGAATCTAGGCTGGACCAAGATGAGCTTGTTGCTCATGTACTATCGCATCTTCCGCCTGCCGTACTTCAAGAAGATGGCCTGGGTCGTCGGGGCCTTTGTCTGGGCCTGGGTCATTTGCATCACCTTCTTattcatcttcatctgcgTACCGGTTCAGAAGTTGTGGTATCCGCAGATTCCCGGAAGATGCATAAACCAAGTCGGCACCTGGATATCCAACGCCGCCTCCACCATCTTCAccgacctcgtcatcctgCTGATGCCCATTCCCCAGATATGGAAGCTCCAGCTGCGGAAAACCGAGAAAATCGGTCTCACACTCGCCTTCAGCCTTGGTTTCTTGTAAGCCCCCCCTGACTTCACCACTTCTCCGCCACGCTCTGTTAAGATGGTGTTACCATTCTGACATGATTTGTCCATTTCGCAGTGTCGTATTTGCGTCGGCCTACCGCACAAGCGTCCTCTTCACGTACACGGCCAAGGACCCGACATACACACTCGCCCCCACGGTGGGATGGACAGCCATTGAAATGTCGGCCGGCATCGTGTCGGCATGCCTGCCTACCCTTCTCCCCATTGCGCTTTGCTGCGCGCGAGCGTTCGGCTTCACACGAACCGCGAGTGTGCCCAGTAGGGAGACCAACGCTCCGCCGACATTTGGTGGTtccggcggcaacaagaccaagttgAAGAGCGGACTGAATACGTTGACCAACTTTAGCACCCGggacggcgatgacgatggtcaCCAAGGCGAGGAGAGCCCCTTTTGCCGCCTGCCGGACAACGCGGAATCGGAAAGCGTCATCTCGCACGCCGTGGACTCGAGAAGCGAAACCCCAGAGGCAGCGTTGGAGCCGAGCCTCCGCCCAGACATGAAGAAGGGGTATGGGCATTCTGTGAAAAGTTACACGGCAAAGGGCGGCGGAAGCCACGATGACGATATCCCATTACAGGGGATCCGGGTGCAGAGAGACTTTACGAGCTCAACATCGCGGAGACACTAATTTTGCTTTGAAAGGAGTGTTGATGGCCGGGAGTATGCAAATCGGGCCAGGTTTAGCTCGGCTGTATTTCTATTGTTCCGAACGATAACCCTGGCTTGATGAGTCTCATGGTGGCCGTTATTTGTATTTCAAGATGTACAATATATAGCAACCAAGTATTAAGCAGAAGGGATAATCGGCTGCCACGCACTATATCATGATATATGGTAGTATGCTCATGTATATTAGTCTGTAGTCGAATCGATCTCAAGACTATAATAAGAAGCCATCATTAACAAACCCGGTGCAGAGCTATCGCGCTCAATATTATACTATATTACAGTATATCCATATATACCTCTTGGTGGGCAAATTCCGCCAGACTATACCACCATTGAAGTAGAAACGTACATCTACGCCCTAATTACAAACTAGCTCCCCGTACTTGCCAAATTTTCATCTCCGTCTTCCAGatccatcaccaacagccGCACCTACTCGTCTTTCTTCCCATTCAACTCAAGCCGCACCACGACCCAACTAGGCACCTCTGCGATACAGCTCCCAGAAGCTCTTCATATGATTAACCTGACCGACAGTAAACTCCAGCACACAAACACTACACCCATCAGCCGCGCGCCCATCCGTCGCTGTCGAAGGCGTCAGAGCCCCGGGGCGCCCACTGGGGGAGCGTGCAGCAGCCCAGGACGCCGAAGCGTCCTATGGGCTGCTTGGATAAGTACAGGTTGAGGTCGTGGTAGCGGCCCTTGCGGAGGGCCTTCTTCAtcgcttcttcctcgacgccgctGGACCAGGTGGCGTTGATGGTGTGGTCGAGGGACTCGAGGACGAACCTGATGCCGCTGCTCGCGAAGCCCTTGTTCAGGGCGTCCATCTGGTCGTGGATGGCTTCTCGCCACGGGTGGCGACGAGGGCATTAGTTTCTTGGACTTGGGTGAATCGCGAGACGGCGGAGGGCGTGTTTGTATTCGATTGTCCAGACTCTAGAGAGAGGCACTTACTGAGGCGTAGCCGCTGTCTGCCGTGTTGTTTGCCGCAACGATGTGGACGTGGGTGCCAATGACGATTTCCGCTGCGGCGAGCTCGCCTTGAGAGGTGAGGGAGTATTCTGCGGCGCGTAGCTTGCTGGATGTGTCTAGGAACTGCTTGCTGGGCAGGGCGTTGCCACATGCGAACTCAACGGGCTCACTGGTGGGAAGAGTCGCGAGAGCGAGTGCGGCCAGACTGGCCAGGATGGCGGATGTGAGCATGGTCGACTTGAGCAGAGTCGGGGGTCTTGGTACCACGGCGCTGTACAGTGATTTACTGCGGGTTTGTAAGGTCAGTAGCAGGATGTCCTTGTATATCTTGTATGCAATGACATTCTCTAGTATACTTGGTGTATTATAGAATAGATGGTGATGGCATACCTTGCCTGGTTAAATCCTGTTTCTGGCTGTCCTTGATCAGTATATAGGAGGCAAAAGAGGCTATCGAATAAAGTATACTAGATACGACTTGGCAAAGTGAGAAAGCATTTGTGGTAGACATATCTCGAACTCTTTATATCTTTTTGCACACGCCAACACTCAGAATTCTCTTCGGGATATCCCGTATACACGCAGGAATTCGTTGTAATTAGCGACTTGTCTTTAGCAACACAGCCACCGTGCCTCGTTTATAAGCCAAGACTcttgaggaagatgatgccaAACTCCCAGTCAACCCACTGCGCCGTGCTCTCTGACAATTGCCCAAGTACCGGGTACGAGACGCAAAAGCTATCTCCAATATCCTTCGATTTATCGTACAGGCCCCAAAGAAGGAGGCCAGCCCCTGCCAGACAGGGATTTCATCTTC is a genomic window containing:
- the SAT4_7 gene encoding Satratoxin biosynthesis SC1 cluster protein 4; the protein is MASDNSQSKLPGLPGYDAHNLQPWTVQVVVAVTVLALAAVGLRLLSRHIKHQQLWLDDKMIMFSMGWNLVVVGFIFAMYSSGMGLHADKVDPADIVMMAKWLVVAEVLYAWNLGWTKMSLLLMYYRIFRLPYFKKMAWVVGAFVWAWVICITFLFIFICVPVQKLWYPQIPGRCINQVGTWISNAASTIFTDLVILLMPIPQIWKLQLRKTEKIGLTLAFSLGFFVVFASAYRTSVLFTYTAKDPTYTLAPTVGWTAIEMSAGIVSACLPTLLPIALCCARAFGFTRTASVPSRETNAPPTFGGSGGNKTKLKSGLNTLTNFSTRDGDDDGHQGEESPFCRLPDNAESESVISHAVDSRSETPEAALEPSLRPDMKKGYGHSVKSYTAKGGGSHDDDIPLQGIRVQRDFTSSTSRRH